In Bosea vestrisii, the following are encoded in one genomic region:
- the gshB gene encoding glutathione synthase — protein MPLNVAIQMDPIERVRIAGDTGFSLMLEAQARGHRLFTYTPDKLTLRDGKVTAVINPVEVRDVEGDHYTLGQPERTDLSTLDVVLLRQDPPFDMAYVSSTHMLERIHPKTLVVNDPTEVRNAPEKLFVTHFPDLMPPTLITRDRAEIEAFREEFGEIVMKPLYGHGGATVFKTGKGDPNFGSLYDLFSNLFREPWVVQAFLKEVSEGDKRIILIDGKAAGAVNRVPAAGDLRANMVRGGAAKPTDLSKRELEICERIGPALRERGLLLVGIDVIGGKLTEINVTAPTGVRAIKKLGGPDLAAQLFDVIETKRAAK, from the coding sequence ATGCCGCTGAACGTCGCCATCCAGATGGACCCGATCGAGAGGGTCCGCATCGCCGGCGACACCGGCTTTTCGCTGATGCTGGAAGCGCAGGCGCGCGGGCACAGGCTCTTCACCTATACGCCCGACAAGCTGACACTGCGCGACGGCAAGGTCACCGCGGTGATCAATCCGGTCGAGGTGCGCGACGTCGAGGGCGACCACTACACGCTCGGCCAGCCCGAGCGCACCGACCTCTCGACGCTCGACGTGGTGCTGCTGCGCCAGGACCCGCCCTTCGACATGGCCTATGTCTCCTCGACGCATATGCTCGAGCGCATCCATCCGAAAACGCTGGTGGTCAACGACCCCACCGAGGTCCGCAACGCTCCGGAAAAGCTGTTCGTCACGCATTTTCCCGATCTGATGCCGCCGACGCTGATCACGCGCGACCGCGCCGAGATCGAGGCCTTCCGTGAGGAATTCGGCGAGATCGTCATGAAGCCGCTCTACGGCCATGGCGGCGCGACCGTGTTCAAGACCGGCAAGGGCGACCCGAATTTCGGCTCGCTCTACGATCTGTTCTCCAACCTCTTCCGCGAGCCCTGGGTGGTCCAGGCCTTCCTGAAGGAGGTCTCGGAGGGCGACAAGCGCATCATCCTGATCGATGGCAAGGCGGCGGGCGCGGTCAACCGCGTGCCGGCGGCGGGCGACCTGCGCGCCAACATGGTGCGCGGCGGCGCGGCCAAGCCGACGGACCTGTCGAAGCGCGAGCTCGAGATCTGCGAGCGCATCGGCCCGGCGCTCAGGGAGCGCGGCCTGCTCCTCGTCGGCATCGACGTGATCGGCGGCAAGCTGACCGAGATCAACGTCACCGCCCCGACCGGCGTGCGCGCCATCAAGAAGCTCGGCGGGCCGGACCTCGCGGCCCAGCTCTTCGATGTGATCGAGACCAAGCGGGCGGCGAAATAG
- a CDS encoding YraN family protein yields the protein MSEALRSRRARHSSLAGRRGEWLAVAFLTIKGYRLLQRRFGGKGGEIDLIMARGDDIVFVEVKARASLDDAAMAITPDKRRLIEARIRQWLARNPWAMQRNLRADAVFLAPWRLPRHVPRVFELVL from the coding sequence ATGAGCGAGGCGCTGCGCAGCCGGCGCGCGCGCCATTCCAGCCTCGCCGGCCGCCGCGGCGAATGGCTCGCCGTCGCCTTCCTGACCATCAAGGGCTATCGGCTGCTGCAGCGGCGCTTCGGCGGCAAGGGCGGCGAGATCGACCTGATCATGGCGCGCGGCGACGATATCGTCTTCGTCGAGGTCAAGGCGCGCGCATCGCTCGACGACGCAGCCATGGCGATTACGCCCGACAAGCGCCGGCTGATCGAAGCGCGCATCAGGCAATGGCTGGCGCGCAATCCCTGGGCGATGCAGCGGAATCTCAGGGCCGATGCCGTCTTCCTCGCGCCCTGGCGCCTGCCCCGCCATGTTCCCCGCGTGTTCGAGCTCGTGCTCTGA
- a CDS encoding HesA/MoeB/ThiF family protein translates to MTLNEAEIERYARHLVLPEIGGPGQAKLKRARVLVIGAGGLGAPLIPYLAAAGVGTIGIVDDDHVSLSNLQRQIIFGAEDIGARKVVAAANFVTRLNPRVEIEEYVTRIDPHNARALVAFYDVVADGSDNFTTRYAVSDACFHEKKPLVTAALGRFDGSLTTIRAHETSADGTPNPTYRCLFPQEPPPGTVAPCAEAGVLGALAGVMGSMMALEVIRAITGFGEPLVGKLLLVDAMAMRFETMKYGWDPDNPLNGTAAGVTA, encoded by the coding sequence ATGACGCTGAACGAGGCCGAGATCGAGCGCTACGCCCGCCATCTGGTGCTGCCGGAGATCGGCGGCCCCGGGCAGGCCAAGCTCAAGCGCGCCCGGGTTCTGGTGATCGGCGCGGGCGGCTTGGGCGCGCCGCTGATCCCCTATCTGGCGGCGGCCGGCGTCGGCACGATCGGCATCGTCGACGACGACCATGTCTCGCTCTCGAACCTGCAGCGGCAGATCATCTTCGGGGCGGAGGATATCGGGGCGCGCAAGGTGGTCGCCGCGGCCAATTTCGTCACGCGGCTGAACCCGCGGGTCGAGATCGAGGAATACGTCACCCGGATCGACCCGCATAATGCGCGGGCTCTGGTCGCCTTCTATGATGTAGTCGCCGATGGCTCCGACAATTTCACGACGCGCTATGCCGTCTCGGACGCCTGCTTCCACGAGAAGAAGCCGCTGGTGACGGCGGCGCTCGGGCGCTTCGACGGCTCGCTGACGACGATCCGCGCGCATGAGACCAGTGCCGACGGAACGCCGAACCCGACCTATCGCTGCCTGTTCCCGCAGGAGCCGCCGCCCGGCACGGTCGCGCCCTGTGCCGAGGCCGGGGTGCTCGGCGCGCTTGCCGGTGTCATGGGCTCGATGATGGCGCTGGAGGTGATCCGCGCGATCACCGGCTTCGGCGAGCCGCTGGTCGGCAAGCTCCTGCTCGTCGACGCGATGGCGATGCGCTTCGAGACGATGAAATATGGCTGGGATCCGGACAATCCGCTGAACGGGACCGCAGCCGGCGTCACCGCCTGA